A genome region from Arachis duranensis cultivar V14167 chromosome 8, aradu.V14167.gnm2.J7QH, whole genome shotgun sequence includes the following:
- the LOC107459996 gene encoding uncharacterized protein LOC107459996: protein MPMATKPALSRAKPKPASSEVARAVLKPGGNRVVAVAEHPTKVKITKKKPQPSPPKDEEVVAPPKIEESVVRGNVSVDSTCSSDSSLSGSSNKNNSKKNNSVVTRKRRVNNATFISQSPKPSSGPPKRCDWITPNADPRYTAFHDEEWGVPVIDDKKLFELLVFSQALAEYSWPAILNQRHIFRKLFENFEPSSISQFTDKKLLTLKINGSSLLSEPKLRAIVENAKQILKVVKEFGSFSNYCWRFVNHKPLRNEYRYGLQVPAKTPKAEVISKDMMRRGFQCVGPTVVYSFMQVAGLVNDHLITCFRYQQCRVTTTTNELKIVVKDIN, encoded by the exons ATGCCTATGGCCACAAAGCCAGCTCTGTCACGTGCTAAACCCAAACCTGCTTCCTCAGAAGTAGCGAGAGCCGTTCTGAAACCGGGTGGGAACAGAGTTGTTGCAGTAGCTGAACACCCCACCAAAGTGAAGATAACGAAGAAGAAGCCGCAGCCATCACCACCCAAGGACGAGGAGGTGGTGGCACCGCCAAAAATTGAAGAGTCGGTTGTCCGAGGTAACGTGTCAGTGGACAGCACGTGCTCCTCGGATTCCTCCTTGTCTGGTTCGAGCAATAAAAACAACAGCAAGAAAAACAATAGTGTAGTAACGAGGAAGAGGAGAGTGAATAATGCTACCTTTATTTCTCAATCCCCCAAGCCCTCATCAGGACCGCCCAAGAGGTGTGACTGGATCACTCCAAATGCTG ACCCTCGGTATACTGCTTTCCATGATGAAGAATGGGGTGTTCCAGTTATTGATGATAAAAAGCTATTTGAGCTTTTAGTCTTTTCACAAGCATTAGCAGAATATAGCTGGCCAGCTATTCTTAACCAAAGACACATATTTAG GaagctttttgaaaattttgaaccaTCATCAATTTCACAGTTTACTGATAAGAAGTTGCTAACACTGAAAATAAACGGCAGCTCATTGTTATCAGAACCAAAGCTCCGCGCCATTGTGGAAAATGCCAAGCAAATACTTAAG GTTGTGAAAGAGTTTGGTTCATTCAGCAATTATTGCTGGAGATTCGTTAACCACAAACCACTTAGGAATGAATATCGATATGGACTTCAAGTTCCTGCGAAGACCCCAAAAGCAGAGGTCATAAGCAAGGACATGATGCGCAGAGGTTTCCAATGCGTGGGACCCACCGTGGTTTATTCGTTCATGCAGGTAGCAGGACTCGTTAATGATCACCTAATTACATGTTTCAGGTACCAGCAATGCAGGGTCACAACAACCACAAACGAACTCAAAATTGTCGTTAAAGATATTAATTAA